One Phocaeicola dorei genomic region harbors:
- a CDS encoding cyclically-permuted mutarotase family protein, giving the protein MIRKIIYGIYAIIGMMVVTACSSRPDVYEISLEKMQGFPTEDAGFLKGVSALYAGVIDGNLLIAGGCNFPDTPAADGGKKVFYPDVYITSLSNDTAFEWKKIGQLPQAAAYGVTISTEKGLICVGGATATHSLSDVFLLSLQKDVLKKDTLPSLPATIDNMAGALVGHSLYIVGGNVNGIPSSAMYMLDLLDLSGGWKKETDIPGEPRVQPVCVAQDGKLYIWGGFAPAIEGHQASLSVDGYMYSPETKEWSSVATPCDAEGNEISLGGGMGTSFGEGMILCAGGVDKDIFLKALQGIYAGKEYLSHPVEWYRFNRNLLLYHPQTNKWTTLGEYEQGARAGAVIVSQDGFHYIINGELKPGIRTNEINRIKENRR; this is encoded by the coding sequence ATGATCAGGAAAATAATATATGGCATTTATGCGATAATAGGCATGATGGTAGTGACTGCTTGTAGCAGCCGGCCGGATGTTTATGAAATATCTCTTGAGAAAATGCAGGGATTTCCTACGGAGGATGCTGGTTTTCTTAAGGGAGTTTCTGCATTATATGCGGGAGTGATTGATGGAAATTTATTAATAGCCGGAGGTTGTAATTTTCCCGATACACCGGCGGCCGATGGCGGGAAAAAAGTCTTTTACCCAGATGTATATATAACCTCTTTGTCAAATGATACGGCTTTTGAGTGGAAAAAAATAGGCCAACTGCCTCAGGCAGCAGCTTATGGAGTCACTATTTCTACTGAAAAAGGGTTAATTTGTGTTGGAGGAGCTACAGCAACCCATAGCCTGTCTGATGTTTTTCTTTTATCTTTGCAAAAAGACGTTTTGAAAAAGGATACGTTACCATCCTTACCTGCAACTATAGATAATATGGCAGGTGCATTAGTAGGACATTCACTATATATTGTCGGGGGAAATGTAAATGGCATTCCGTCCTCGGCCATGTACATGCTTGATCTGTTGGATTTGTCTGGAGGATGGAAAAAAGAAACAGATATTCCGGGTGAACCCAGAGTACAACCTGTTTGCGTGGCGCAAGACGGAAAACTTTATATATGGGGTGGCTTTGCCCCGGCTATTGAAGGGCACCAGGCTTCTTTATCGGTAGATGGATATATGTATTCTCCGGAAACGAAAGAATGGTCATCGGTTGCCACTCCGTGTGATGCAGAAGGTAATGAGATCTCTTTAGGTGGTGGAATGGGAACCTCTTTTGGCGAGGGGATGATATTGTGTGCCGGAGGAGTTGATAAGGATATATTCTTAAAGGCTCTCCAAGGTATTTATGCGGGAAAAGAATATTTGTCACATCCTGTAGAGTGGTATCGGTTTAACAGAAATCTGCTGCTCTATCATCCACAGACGAATAAATGGACTACATTAGGTGAATATGAGCAAGGTGCGCGTGCCGGAGCTGTAATAGTTTCTCAGGACGGATTCCATTACATTATTAATGGAGAACTGAAACCGGGCATTCGTACCAATGAAATTAATAGAATTAAAGAAAATAGAAGATGA
- a CDS encoding family 20 glycosylhydrolase produces the protein MRKLIILAGAALGLLFASCTKEEQRTLSVIPAPLKVELQQGVFPLNPETGLYIDASEGDKKILKDYLAASFMKLKPVAAEEGHTIVLKQVAQLPEVNSSEGYVLTVTPDQVLIRATSGAGLFYGVQTMLQMADEKGLPVGVITDEPRFAYRGFMMDVSRHFFNKEFIKKQMDALAYYKLNRLHLHLTDAAGWRIEIKKYPRLTEFAAWREFPTWKEWWNNGRRYEEEGSKDAHGGYYTQDDIRELVAYAQERFITVIPEIEMPAHSEEVLTAYPELSCTHEPYKQADFCVGNEKTFEFLENVLTEVMELFPSEYIHIGGDEAGKASWPTCKLCQARMKKEGLKDVNELQSYLIHRIEVFLNAHGRKLLGWDEILEGGLAPNATVMSWRGTEGGMKAVDSGHMAIMSPGEFCYFDSYQDAPDSQPEAIGGYLPLAKVYSFNPVPDTLSADKVQLVYGVQANLFTEYIPTPEHAEMMIYPRILALAEVAWSDPSVKNYDDFHARALKEVEALKAEGYHPFDLKNEIGNRPGADQPIQHLAVGKKVTYGPDAAYYPGYSAGGDSALVDGVIGGWTYGDKRWQGFIDKKRMDVTIDMEKETEIHSVGADFMQVCGPEVFMPSEVIISVSNDGKEFTELKRMEHKVVKDDKVTFTNFGWEGNAKARYIRYQASSGEFGGFLFTDEIVVK, from the coding sequence ATGAGAAAATTGATTATATTGGCAGGAGCTGCATTGGGCTTGTTGTTTGCAAGTTGCACAAAGGAAGAGCAACGCACACTTTCTGTTATTCCTGCACCATTGAAGGTGGAATTGCAACAGGGAGTGTTTCCTCTGAATCCGGAAACAGGATTGTATATAGATGCGTCCGAAGGAGATAAAAAGATTTTGAAGGATTATTTGGCGGCTTCTTTCATGAAGCTGAAACCGGTAGCGGCAGAAGAGGGACATACTATTGTCTTGAAGCAAGTGGCTCAATTGCCGGAGGTAAACTCTTCCGAGGGGTATGTTCTGACGGTAACTCCTGATCAGGTACTTATTCGTGCGACTTCCGGAGCAGGACTATTCTATGGAGTTCAGACTATGCTGCAAATGGCTGATGAAAAAGGATTGCCGGTAGGAGTCATTACAGACGAGCCCCGTTTTGCTTATCGTGGCTTTATGATGGATGTTTCCCGTCATTTTTTCAACAAGGAATTTATAAAAAAGCAGATGGATGCTTTGGCATATTATAAATTGAACCGTTTGCATCTGCATCTTACTGACGCTGCGGGCTGGCGTATTGAAATAAAAAAATATCCCCGTCTGACAGAATTTGCGGCATGGCGTGAGTTTCCTACATGGAAAGAATGGTGGAATAACGGACGACGGTATGAAGAAGAAGGTAGTAAAGATGCTCACGGAGGTTATTATACTCAAGATGATATCCGTGAACTGGTGGCATACGCTCAGGAACGTTTTATTACTGTTATTCCTGAGATAGAGATGCCTGCACATTCGGAAGAAGTACTGACTGCTTATCCCGAGTTGTCTTGTACACACGAACCTTACAAACAAGCCGATTTCTGTGTCGGTAATGAAAAGACTTTTGAGTTTCTGGAAAATGTGTTGACAGAGGTGATGGAACTTTTCCCGTCCGAATATATTCATATAGGAGGGGATGAGGCCGGTAAAGCCTCATGGCCCACTTGCAAACTGTGTCAGGCACGTATGAAAAAAGAGGGCTTGAAAGATGTGAACGAGTTACAGAGTTATCTGATTCATCGTATCGAGGTCTTTTTGAATGCCCACGGACGTAAATTATTGGGTTGGGATGAAATATTGGAAGGTGGTTTGGCGCCTAATGCTACTGTCATGTCATGGCGTGGCACGGAAGGGGGAATGAAAGCGGTTGATTCCGGCCACATGGCTATTATGAGTCCGGGTGAGTTCTGCTATTTTGATTCTTATCAGGATGCTCCTGATTCCCAGCCGGAAGCAATAGGAGGGTATCTGCCTTTGGCCAAAGTTTATTCATTTAATCCTGTACCCGATACTTTGAGTGCGGATAAAGTCCAGTTAGTGTATGGAGTACAAGCTAATTTATTCACAGAATATATTCCGACTCCGGAACATGCGGAAATGATGATTTATCCTCGTATTCTTGCGTTGGCGGAAGTTGCTTGGAGTGATCCTTCTGTGAAGAACTATGATGATTTTCATGCTCGCGCATTGAAAGAGGTAGAGGCATTGAAAGCTGAAGGATACCATCCTTTCGATTTGAAAAATGAGATAGGAAATCGTCCGGGAGCGGATCAGCCCATACAACACTTGGCAGTAGGTAAGAAAGTGACTTACGGACCGGATGCCGCTTATTATCCCGGCTATTCGGCCGGTGGTGATAGTGCCTTGGTAGATGGGGTGATTGGAGGCTGGACTTATGGTGACAAGCGCTGGCAAGGTTTCATAGACAAAAAAAGAATGGATGTGACCATTGATATGGAAAAAGAAACAGAAATTCATTCTGTTGGAGCAGACTTTATGCAGGTGTGTGGACCTGAAGTCTTTATGCCTTCAGAAGTAATCATTTCCGTTTCTAATGATGGTAAGGAGTTTACGGAACTGAAGCGCATGGAACACAAAGTAGTGAAGGATGACAAGGTGACTTTCACCAACTTTGGTTGGGAAGGAAATGCCAAAGCACGTTACATACGTTATCAGGCATCTTCGGGTGAATTCGGAGGTTTCTTGTTTACAGATGAAATTGTAGTGAAATAA
- a CDS encoding beta-mannosidase — translation MKKTLKVLMMLGCFPMMLSAKEYKKSESLSLDKGWEFAQVGRNEWLPATVPGTVHQDLISHNKLPNPFYGMNEQKVQWVENEDWVYKTTFNVTDEQLSRDAALLILEGLDTYADIYLNGSLLERTDNMFVGYTLPVKEVLRKGENHLQILFHSPVKQTLPQWETNGFDYPADNDHSDKRVSIYSRKAPYSYGWDWGIRLVTSGIWRPVTLTFYDVARIDDYYVRQASVTKDLAKVENLLTVNSVSATPQKAEVTVAYSYKEGEKVTEQKEVTLQPGTNHILLPIEIRQPHLWMPNGWGEPALYDFEAVIKVDGKVIASQKERIGLRTIKVVKEKDDQGESFYFVVNGEPMFAKGANFIPDDALLPNITEERYRQLFKDVKDANMNMIRVWGGGIYEDDAFYQAADENGILVWQDFIFACTTYPSDPAFMKRVEAEAEYNIKRLRNHASLAMWCGNNEIYEGMRYWGWDKKYTDPGIMEGMKQGYDKLFRELLPRKVAELDPDRFYMHGSPYEANWGRPESWKIADSHNWGIWYGQKPFESLDTEIPRFMSEFGFQAFPEMKTIATFASPEDYALESEVMNAHQKATIGNFLIKKTMGLYYKVPEDFDQLVYMGLVLQGVGVRQGLEAHRRNRPYCMGTLYWQLNDSWPVVSWSSIDYYGNWKALHYQAKRAFAPVLVDAVKEGEDLNIYVMSDKLEADKEVTLLLRVMDFNGKVLTKKSIKGEVPANASTLYYKEPYAGITTSPQNTFLLMTLKNKKGEVLSEEIYYFNHAKDQELPKTEIRYKVKPMDGKYEVTLSARQLARDVFIEIPVQGAKFTDNFFDLLPGQTKKVIITSDKLKKNEKVDITIKQLSDTN, via the coding sequence ATGAAGAAAACATTAAAAGTTTTGATGATGTTAGGATGCTTTCCGATGATGCTCAGTGCAAAGGAGTATAAGAAGTCAGAGAGTCTGAGTCTTGATAAGGGATGGGAGTTCGCCCAGGTCGGCCGGAATGAATGGTTGCCGGCTACGGTGCCCGGAACGGTACATCAGGATTTGATTTCTCATAATAAACTGCCCAATCCATTTTATGGGATGAATGAGCAAAAAGTGCAGTGGGTGGAGAATGAGGACTGGGTCTATAAAACTACTTTTAATGTGACAGATGAGCAACTCTCGCGGGATGCTGCCTTGTTGATTTTGGAAGGATTGGATACGTATGCAGATATTTACCTGAACGGCTCTTTGTTGGAACGTACGGACAATATGTTTGTCGGCTATACTCTTCCGGTAAAAGAGGTGTTGCGGAAGGGAGAAAACCATTTGCAGATTCTGTTTCATTCACCTGTCAAGCAAACGTTGCCCCAATGGGAAACCAATGGCTTTGATTATCCTGCTGATAATGACCATAGTGATAAGCGGGTCAGTATCTATAGCCGTAAAGCGCCTTACAGTTATGGCTGGGATTGGGGAATCCGCTTGGTAACCAGTGGTATCTGGCGGCCTGTGACACTGACTTTTTATGATGTGGCACGCATTGATGATTACTATGTACGTCAGGCTTCGGTAACAAAAGATCTGGCGAAAGTTGAAAACCTCCTGACTGTAAACAGTGTTTCTGCAACTCCTCAGAAAGCGGAAGTAACCGTTGCTTATTCTTATAAGGAGGGTGAAAAGGTAACCGAACAGAAAGAGGTGACATTGCAGCCAGGAACAAACCATATTCTTCTTCCCATAGAGATACGGCAGCCTCATTTATGGATGCCTAATGGTTGGGGGGAACCTGCATTGTATGACTTTGAAGCCGTAATAAAGGTGGATGGTAAAGTGATAGCTTCTCAAAAAGAGCGTATCGGACTCCGTACAATAAAGGTGGTGAAAGAAAAAGACGATCAGGGAGAATCCTTCTATTTTGTAGTCAATGGTGAACCGATGTTTGCCAAAGGCGCGAATTTTATTCCGGATGATGCTTTGCTGCCTAACATTACTGAAGAACGTTACCGCCAGTTGTTCAAGGATGTGAAAGATGCCAATATGAATATGATTCGTGTATGGGGTGGAGGGATTTATGAGGATGATGCTTTTTACCAGGCGGCGGATGAGAATGGAATTTTAGTTTGGCAGGATTTTATTTTTGCCTGCACTACTTATCCGTCCGATCCTGCTTTTATGAAACGGGTAGAGGCCGAGGCGGAATATAATATCAAGCGTTTACGGAACCATGCCAGTCTGGCTATGTGGTGTGGAAATAATGAAATTTATGAAGGTATGCGTTACTGGGGATGGGATAAGAAATACACTGATCCCGGTATTATGGAAGGAATGAAGCAGGGTTATGACAAACTTTTCCGTGAGTTGTTGCCTCGTAAAGTAGCTGAACTTGATCCGGACCGTTTCTATATGCATGGTTCTCCGTACGAGGCCAATTGGGGACGTCCCGAAAGCTGGAAGATTGCCGACAGCCATAATTGGGGTATCTGGTATGGTCAGAAACCGTTTGAAAGTCTGGATACGGAAATTCCGCGTTTTATGAGTGAGTTTGGTTTTCAGGCATTTCCTGAAATGAAGACGATTGCTACTTTTGCCTCACCGGAAGATTATGCATTGGAATCGGAGGTGATGAATGCTCATCAAAAAGCCACTATCGGTAATTTCCTCATCAAGAAGACTATGGGACTGTATTATAAAGTACCTGAAGATTTCGATCAGTTGGTTTATATGGGTTTGGTTTTGCAGGGGGTAGGAGTGCGCCAGGGTTTGGAAGCCCATCGTCGTAACCGTCCCTATTGTATGGGGACTTTATATTGGCAGCTGAATGACAGCTGGCCGGTCGTTTCCTGGTCGAGCATTGATTATTATGGCAATTGGAAAGCGTTGCATTATCAGGCAAAAAGAGCTTTTGCTCCGGTATTGGTAGATGCTGTCAAGGAAGGGGAGGATTTGAATATTTATGTTATGTCGGACAAGCTGGAAGCGGATAAAGAGGTGACTTTATTGTTGCGTGTGATGGATTTTAATGGAAAAGTTCTGACTAAAAAGAGTATCAAGGGCGAGGTTCCGGCCAATGCTTCCACCTTATATTATAAGGAACCTTATGCGGGTATAACAACAAGTCCTCAAAATACTTTTCTTCTAATGACATTAAAAAACAAGAAAGGTGAGGTTTTATCCGAAGAAATTTATTACTTTAACCACGCAAAAGATCAGGAGCTACCGAAGACCGAGATCCGCTATAAAGTGAAGCCGATGGATGGAAAATATGAAGTGACTCTGTCTGCCAGACAGCTGGCCAGGGATGTGTTCATAGAGATTCCTGTTCAAGGTGCGAAATTTACTGATAACTTCTTTGACTTGTTGCCGGGACAGACAAAGAAAGTGATTATTACTTCAGATAAACTGAAGAAGAATGAAAAGGTTGATATAACTATCAAGCAATTAAGTGATACTAACTAA
- a CDS encoding family 20 glycosylhydrolase codes for MKTLMGLAGLTMAGFMLLSCNTEVKEANYQIIPLPQEISVMDQAAPFILSNGTKIMYPEGNEKMQRNAEFLASYIKDLTGKSLAVQAGTDGKGIILQLGGNAKNPEGYQLKVTSDQVVISGPTEAGVFYGIQTLRKSIPVAQGVDIALPAVEINDYPRFSYRGAHLDVSRHFFPVDSVKRFIDMLALHNMNRFHWHLTDDQGWRIEIKGLPELTEVGSKRTETVIGHNSGKYDGKPYGGFFTQEEAKEIVAYAAERHITVIPEIDLPGHMQAALTAYPNLGCTGGPYEVWKIWGVSEDVLCAGNDETLKFIDDVLGEIIQIFPSEYIHVGGDECPKVRWTKCPKCQDRIKALGIKADKNHTAEEKLQSFIINHAEKFLNDHGRQIIGWDEILEGGLAPNATVMSWRGEGGGIEAAKQKHDVIMSPNTYLYFDYYQSKDVEQEPEAIGGYLPLERVYSYEPMPASLTPEEQKYIKGVQANLWTEYIPTFSQVEYMELPRMAALADIQWTNPEHKDYQDFLQRLVRMVKIYDVYQYNYAKHVFDVTARFEPNAETGTVDVTLSTVDNCPVYYTLDGTDPTTASQLYTEPVKINTNCTFKAMAVRPTGNSRIVKEDIAFSKSTSKKITALQPVNKQYEFAGISTLVDGLKGNRNYKTGRWIAFYKNDMEAVIDFGQSADFSKVTLTTNVEKGDWIFDARSISVAVSEDGENFKQVASEEYPAMTLDNPNQLYEHVLSFEPVKARYLKVLAKPEYNIPSWHGGKGNPAFLFVDEITVD; via the coding sequence ATGAAAACTTTAATGGGCCTTGCAGGGCTGACAATGGCAGGTTTTATGCTTTTATCCTGTAACACAGAAGTAAAAGAAGCAAATTATCAGATAATTCCGTTACCGCAGGAAATTTCGGTAATGGATCAGGCTGCTCCGTTCATTTTGTCAAATGGAACTAAGATAATGTATCCGGAAGGCAATGAAAAGATGCAAAGGAATGCTGAATTTCTGGCAAGTTATATCAAAGATCTTACCGGAAAGTCATTGGCTGTACAAGCTGGCACAGATGGCAAGGGGATAATCCTGCAATTGGGTGGAAATGCTAAAAATCCTGAAGGATACCAGTTGAAGGTAACCAGCGACCAAGTGGTTATTTCCGGACCTACGGAAGCCGGAGTATTTTATGGCATCCAGACTTTGCGTAAATCTATTCCGGTGGCACAAGGAGTGGATATCGCTTTACCGGCGGTTGAAATCAATGACTATCCTCGTTTCTCTTACCGTGGTGCTCATTTGGATGTTTCCCGTCATTTCTTCCCGGTTGATTCGGTAAAGCGTTTTATAGATATGTTGGCTTTACATAATATGAATCGTTTTCATTGGCATCTTACAGATGATCAAGGTTGGAGAATTGAAATCAAAGGTCTTCCTGAATTGACGGAAGTGGGTTCTAAGAGAACGGAAACCGTTATCGGTCATAACTCGGGAAAATATGATGGAAAGCCTTATGGTGGCTTCTTCACACAGGAAGAAGCAAAAGAAATTGTAGCTTATGCTGCCGAACGTCATATCACGGTTATTCCTGAAATAGATTTGCCGGGGCACATGCAAGCGGCATTGACTGCATATCCTAACTTAGGCTGTACAGGTGGTCCGTACGAAGTATGGAAAATCTGGGGAGTATCGGAAGATGTGCTTTGTGCAGGAAATGATGAAACCTTGAAATTCATAGATGATGTATTGGGAGAAATTATTCAGATTTTCCCGTCAGAATATATTCATGTGGGTGGTGATGAATGTCCTAAAGTGCGTTGGACAAAATGTCCAAAGTGCCAGGATCGTATCAAAGCTTTAGGTATTAAGGCTGACAAGAACCACACGGCAGAGGAAAAATTACAGAGCTTCATTATCAATCATGCGGAAAAATTCTTGAATGACCACGGACGTCAGATTATTGGCTGGGATGAAATTCTGGAAGGCGGGTTGGCTCCTAATGCTACTGTCATGTCATGGCGTGGTGAAGGTGGCGGTATTGAGGCTGCCAAGCAGAAGCATGATGTTATTATGTCACCGAATACTTATTTGTATTTTGACTATTATCAGAGCAAGGATGTGGAACAGGAACCGGAAGCCATTGGCGGTTACTTACCTTTAGAACGTGTGTATAGTTATGAACCTATGCCGGCATCACTGACACCGGAGGAACAGAAATATATTAAAGGTGTACAGGCTAATTTGTGGACTGAGTATATTCCTACATTTAGTCAGGTGGAATATATGGAATTACCACGTATGGCCGCTTTGGCAGATATTCAATGGACAAATCCTGAACATAAGGATTATCAGGATTTCTTGCAGCGTTTGGTACGTATGGTGAAGATATATGATGTATATCAGTATAATTATGCCAAGCACGTGTTTGATGTGACTGCCCGGTTTGAGCCTAATGCGGAAACTGGTACGGTGGATGTTACTTTGTCTACTGTAGACAACTGTCCGGTATATTATACATTGGATGGCACAGATCCCACTACCGCTTCACAGCTTTATACAGAACCGGTGAAGATCAATACAAATTGTACGTTTAAGGCTATGGCTGTCCGTCCTACAGGCAATAGTCGTATTGTGAAAGAAGACATTGCGTTCAGCAAATCGACTTCAAAGAAAATAACAGCTCTACAACCTGTGAACAAGCAATATGAATTTGCCGGTATCTCTACCTTGGTGGATGGTTTGAAAGGAAATAGAAATTATAAGACAGGACGTTGGATTGCTTTTTATAAGAATGATATGGAAGCCGTGATTGATTTCGGGCAGTCGGCTGATTTCAGCAAAGTGACACTTACTACAAATGTGGAGAAGGGTGACTGGATATTTGACGCGCGTTCCATCAGTGTCGCTGTTTCAGAAGACGGTGAGAATTTCAAGCAAGTAGCTTCAGAAGAATATCCTGCAATGACTTTGGATAATCCAAACCAATTATATGAACATGTATTGAGCTTTGAACCTGTGAAAGCACGTTATCTGAAAGTATTGGCAAAGCCGGAATACAATATTCCTTCTTGGCATGGAGGCAAAGGAAATCCTGCATTTCTGTTTGTAGATGAAATTACTGTAGATTAA
- a CDS encoding GH92 family glycosyl hydrolase produces MKKQILLSAVLICISVFSAAAQKEPVDYVNPFVGTTNYGTTNPGALTPHGMMSVTPFNVMGVPEGDKDKDKQWWSTPYEFNNKYLTGFAHVNLSGVGCPELGSLLLMPTTGKLDVDYHNYGSFYQGETANPGYYTNILDKYNVKCELTATPRTSMARFTFPAGQSNILLNLGEGLTNESGATVRFVNDREIEGTKLLGTFCYNPQAVFPIYFVMRINKVPAKRGYWKMMRPMGVEAQWDDTAGKYKLYTAYTKEISGDDIGVWFTYDTTAEEVIEVSMGVSFVSIENARLNLEKEQPFGTTFDKLRAEARKRWNDDLSRIKVEGGTEEQKGVFYTAMYHTMIHPNILQDVSGQYPQMEGDKILTTNRNRYTVFSLWDTYRNYHQLMTLVYPERQMDMIHTMMGMYKEHGWFPKWELYGRETLTMEGDPSIPVLVDSWMKGLQDFDIDEAYKGMYKSATTPGKDNLMRPDNDDYMSKGYVPMESQYDNSVSHALEYYVADYALSTLAEALGKKEDAKLFRKRSMGYKNYYSKDFGTLRPITKEGKFYEPFDPKEGANFAPSPGFHEGNAWNYTFFVPHDINGLVKLMGGDKKFVDKLQSVFDEGNYDPANEPDIAYPYLFSRFKGEEWRTQKLVKELLAKYFTTKPDGIPGNDDTGTMSAWAIFSMMGFYPDCPGVPEYTLTTPTFDKVTVQLDPNYWGKKELVIKKEGQGDYIKEIRLGNKKLNKYLISHDDLIKAGEITFIVTENPNKK; encoded by the coding sequence ATGAAGAAACAAATTTTGTTATCGGCTGTTCTGATTTGTATCTCAGTTTTTTCTGCGGCAGCACAGAAAGAGCCGGTAGATTATGTAAACCCTTTTGTGGGTACTACTAATTACGGTACGACAAATCCCGGAGCATTAACTCCTCATGGAATGATGTCGGTGACTCCTTTCAATGTGATGGGAGTTCCCGAAGGGGATAAGGATAAAGATAAGCAATGGTGGTCCACTCCATACGAATTCAATAATAAATATCTTACCGGTTTTGCGCACGTTAACCTTAGCGGGGTAGGCTGTCCGGAATTGGGGTCATTGTTATTGATGCCTACCACCGGCAAACTGGATGTGGATTATCATAATTATGGAAGTTTCTATCAAGGTGAAACTGCAAATCCGGGTTATTATACCAATATACTGGATAAATACAATGTGAAATGTGAACTGACTGCCACCCCACGTACCAGTATGGCACGCTTTACTTTTCCTGCCGGACAAAGCAATATCTTGTTGAATCTGGGAGAGGGATTGACCAATGAGAGTGGTGCTACCGTTCGTTTTGTAAACGACCGTGAGATTGAAGGTACCAAGTTGTTGGGAACTTTCTGTTACAATCCTCAGGCAGTATTTCCCATCTATTTTGTAATGCGTATCAACAAAGTACCGGCAAAACGCGGTTATTGGAAAATGATGCGTCCGATGGGTGTGGAGGCGCAATGGGACGATACAGCCGGTAAATACAAACTCTATACTGCTTATACAAAAGAAATAAGCGGAGATGATATAGGAGTGTGGTTTACTTACGATACTACGGCGGAAGAAGTGATTGAGGTCAGTATGGGCGTATCTTTTGTCAGCATTGAGAATGCTCGTCTGAATTTGGAAAAAGAACAGCCTTTCGGCACAACATTCGACAAACTGCGTGCGGAGGCCCGTAAGAGATGGAACGATGATCTTTCCCGTATCAAGGTAGAAGGTGGTACGGAAGAACAAAAGGGAGTATTCTATACCGCTATGTATCATACCATGATTCATCCTAATATTTTGCAGGACGTAAGCGGACAATATCCACAAATGGAGGGAGACAAGATTCTGACCACCAACCGTAACCGTTATACGGTATTCTCATTGTGGGATACTTATCGTAACTACCATCAGTTGATGACTTTGGTCTATCCGGAACGTCAGATGGATATGATACATACTATGATGGGTATGTATAAGGAACACGGATGGTTCCCGAAATGGGAATTATATGGTCGTGAAACATTGACTATGGAAGGTGACCCCTCTATTCCTGTTCTGGTAGACAGTTGGATGAAGGGATTGCAAGACTTTGACATTGACGAAGCTTATAAGGGAATGTATAAGTCGGCCACTACTCCGGGCAAGGATAATCTGATGCGTCCGGATAATGACGATTATATGTCCAAAGGGTATGTGCCGATGGAAAGCCAGTATGACAACTCGGTTTCTCATGCTTTGGAATATTATGTTGCCGACTATGCGCTGTCCACTTTGGCAGAGGCTCTAGGTAAAAAGGAAGATGCGAAACTGTTCCGCAAACGTTCTATGGGGTATAAGAATTATTATAGCAAGGATTTCGGAACTTTGCGTCCTATCACCAAGGAAGGTAAGTTCTATGAACCGTTTGACCCGAAAGAAGGAGCGAATTTTGCACCTAGTCCCGGTTTCCACGAAGGTAACGCATGGAATTACACTTTCTTTGTTCCTCATGATATCAATGGACTGGTGAAACTGATGGGAGGTGATAAGAAATTTGTCGATAAGCTGCAAAGCGTGTTCGATGAAGGAAATTATGATCCGGCTAATGAACCCGATATAGCTTATCCTTACCTGTTCAGTCGTTTCAAGGGTGAAGAATGGCGTACACAGAAATTGGTGAAGGAATTGCTGGCTAAGTATTTCACAACTAAGCCGGATGGAATTCCTGGCAATGATGATACGGGTACGATGTCTGCATGGGCTATATTCAGTATGATGGGATTCTATCCGGATTGTCCGGGTGTGCCCGAATATACATTGACTACTCCTACTTTTGATAAAGTGACCGTTCAGCTTGATCCTAACTATTGGGGCAAGAAAGAATTGGTTATCAAGAAAGAAGGACAAGGGGATTATATAAAGGAAATCAGACTGGGCAATAAGAAACTTAATAAATATTTGATTTCGCATGATGATTTGATCAAGGCAGGTGAAATTACTTTTATAGTAACAGAAAATCCTAATAAGAAATAA